From Myxosarcina sp. GI1, a single genomic window includes:
- a CDS encoding RES family NAD+ phosphorylase, producing the protein MELFRITRTKYLENYTGRGGSFLNGARWNEPGIPVLYFASTPSVALLEMANYLPNPRLIPVDYRLGIYHLPDTVSSQTLKVIDLPQDWSRYPYPSSTQKIGSQWLNEGSSLILFVPSVAVPAGLENIAIINPGHPQIDELRLSSVESSLYNDRAFTGLGE; encoded by the coding sequence ATGGAACTGTTTAGAATTACCCGCACTAAATATTTAGAAAATTATACGGGTCGCGGTGGTTCTTTCTTAAATGGTGCGCGGTGGAACGAACCTGGAATACCAGTACTTTATTTCGCTTCAACTCCCAGTGTCGCTCTTTTAGAAATGGCAAATTACCTACCCAACCCCAGACTGATTCCAGTAGATTACCGATTGGGAATTTATCATTTACCAGATACCGTATCGAGTCAAACTCTTAAAGTGATTGATTTACCTCAAGATTGGAGTCGATATCCCTATCCGTCGAGTACGCAAAAAATTGGTAGCCAGTGGCTTAATGAAGGTAGTAGTTTAATCTTGTTCGTACCCAGTGTAGCCGTACCTGCTGGTCTAGAAAATATTGCCATAATTAATCCTGGACATCCCCAAATTGATGAGTTAAGATTATCGTCTGTTGAATCGAGTTTGTATAACGATCGCGCCTTTACAGGACTGGGTGAATAA
- a CDS encoding antitoxin Xre/MbcA/ParS toxin-binding domain-containing protein, which yields MNIALLLKTSDLNPKILEDRGAYIQAVRQGVSGKIVEQAVKALGERELFVRLLSTSSGNLNRLYHSKLLSKVQTEGVLDTLKVFDEAINVFGDENLAKEWLHTSIPALNGESPVSLCDTFEGRKLVRETLSAIEYGEFA from the coding sequence ATGAATATTGCTTTACTGCTAAAAACTTCAGATTTAAACCCCAAGATTTTAGAGGATCGCGGAGCATACATTCAGGCAGTTCGACAAGGAGTCTCTGGAAAAATTGTCGAGCAAGCGGTCAAAGCTTTAGGAGAGAGAGAACTATTCGTTCGTTTACTGAGTACCAGTTCGGGTAATTTAAATCGCCTGTATCATTCTAAGCTATTAAGTAAAGTTCAAACTGAGGGTGTTTTAGATACTCTCAAAGTGTTCGATGAAGCTATCAATGTTTTTGGGGATGAAAACCTAGCTAAAGAATGGCTGCATACTAGTATTCCTGCTTTAAATGGAGAATCCCCAGTTAGCTTGTGCGATACCTTTGAAGGCAGAAAATTGGTTAGAGAAACCTTAAGTGCGATCGAATATGGCGAGTTTGCCTGA
- a CDS encoding tyrosine-type recombinase/integrase, with amino-acid sequence MNFAWDIEMAIQRLNRDHRFTRRNRATATVSTLPTVKAMVDCFERYLSLTIADGNASSDTITTYRNRTAQFLSWCRERELYPALVSTSNILEYRKHLIDGGKTSPTIRLSLISIKHFYTACLAEKLVKDNPALGVKAPREKREVSSTINYLSLEELQRLIDSILPTYKIRGDKTKQIQVLRDRILLGCMALHGCRSVEMYRANLGDISESGESYYLKLDGKNSIRTILLRPDLAEEIVEYKKVRSKTKEKLNQNSPLFISLSNRRYGQRLSRSGIGHIVDRYLEKCGLKHSDLNRNLSPHSLRHTAGTLALRNGSDLRQVQDFLGHADPKTTAVYTHVLSSQEDNPAAKIDINF; translated from the coding sequence TTGAACTTTGCTTGGGACATAGAGATGGCAATTCAACGGTTAAATCGAGATCATAGATTTACCAGACGCAACCGCGCCACTGCTACTGTTTCTACTCTGCCAACAGTGAAGGCAATGGTAGATTGTTTCGAGCGATATCTCAGTCTGACTATTGCCGATGGAAATGCTAGCTCCGATACAATTACAACCTATCGCAATCGCACCGCTCAGTTTCTTAGCTGGTGTAGAGAGCGAGAACTCTATCCCGCTTTAGTTAGTACTTCAAATATCCTTGAATACCGCAAACACTTGATTGATGGGGGAAAAACATCTCCAACGATTCGATTATCTCTAATATCCATCAAGCATTTCTATACGGCTTGTTTGGCAGAAAAACTGGTCAAGGACAATCCCGCTCTTGGGGTGAAAGCACCAAGGGAAAAGCGCGAAGTGAGTAGCACGATTAATTATTTGAGTTTGGAAGAGTTACAACGGTTAATTGACAGCATTTTACCTACCTATAAAATTCGCGGAGATAAGACCAAACAAATACAGGTATTGCGCGATCGCATTTTGTTGGGGTGTATGGCACTTCATGGCTGTCGCAGCGTTGAAATGTATCGGGCGAATTTGGGGGATATTAGCGAATCAGGGGAAAGCTATTATCTTAAATTGGATGGTAAAAACAGCATTAGAACTATCCTGCTACGTCCAGATTTGGCAGAAGAAATAGTTGAATACAAGAAGGTTCGCTCGAAAACAAAGGAAAAACTCAACCAAAATTCGCCCTTGTTTATTTCCCTATCTAACCGTCGCTACGGTCAACGGTTGTCGAGGAGCGGCATCGGTCATATTGTCGATCGCTATCTAGAAAAATGTGGCTTAAAACATAGCGATCTTAATCGAAATCTCTCACCTCACAGCCTACGTCATACCGCAGGTACGCTAGCCTTGAGAAATGGTTCGGACTTAAGGCAGGTGCAGGATTTTTTGGGACACGCCGATCCTAAAACTACTGCTGTCTATACCCACGTTCTTAGTTCTCAAGAAGATAATCCTGCTGCTAAGATCGATATTAATTTTTGA
- a CDS encoding S-layer family protein, translating to MSLNFLTKSCLAACFLIVFPCSSKAQIVPDRTLGKESSTIDSINESRQRIEGGAIRGENLFHSFKEFGISEGIEAYFANPANIENIFSRITGGNISEIFGTLGVDGTANLFLINPNGILFGENAAIDVGGSFIATTAESIKFSDSTIFDAVKPSQIPLLTSEIPIGLDFGSNSGKIIARGTGHQVGFADTSTIENAFGSPIINFGNDRLGINVSSKNTLALIGNGIELNGEIITSPSGRIEIGSVESGVVKIDLSSETLAFNYEQVSQFQDVILKNRSLLNASGSPGGQINLRGKNFFMSRNSVILNSNLGNFPSGSINIKMTNSFNMKEIVSPADFSSIVGLPGIVSQTLEDGKGSDIIISAADLKFENYSVINARTFGTGNGGNINISAINTIMINGKPPIEFFPVGSSIITETLGSGQGGNINLVGKNLLLESGGLILTNSVFDGRGGDINAAFDETIKVSGFFQFDPSSNSFSESTIGTTTTTLGRGGNVKINTRSLQLEDAGKINATTAGFGDTGNIVINASDSIQVSGKNFITREDNPINSSQITASSEIADPFLREIFNLPSIPQGQAGSITLNTDRLTLQDRGLIRVDNQGTANAGDIIVNANSINLNNSASVTATTASGQGGNVDFNTDSLSLTNNSLISATAGGAGDGGNIDINSDNILALENSDITANAFRGDGGNINITANGILGIEERKAIPNNTTSDIDASSEFGESGTITITNPQLTIQDPIVAIREVKIDNSEEKRMNLCSEENPNRGGARLVYTGRGGFPESPYDPIDNEEYIAAPGFVPPVEEKQQEWELSAWKEKDPIVQGNAVRIDKKGEIYLVAELSPQEARELLCNNQPSQLKN from the coding sequence ATGTCTTTAAATTTTCTAACAAAATCTTGTTTAGCAGCTTGTTTTTTAATTGTTTTTCCTTGCTCTAGTAAGGCTCAAATTGTTCCCGATCGCACGTTAGGTAAGGAAAGTTCCACGATCGACTCGATTAATGAATCACGCCAGCGCATAGAAGGCGGAGCGATTAGAGGAGAAAACCTGTTTCATAGCTTTAAAGAATTTGGAATTTCAGAAGGAATAGAAGCTTATTTTGCCAATCCTGCAAATATAGAAAACATATTTTCTCGCATTACAGGAGGAAATATTTCTGAGATATTTGGCACATTAGGAGTTGACGGTACTGCTAACCTATTCTTGATAAATCCCAATGGAATACTGTTTGGCGAAAATGCAGCTATAGACGTTGGTGGTTCTTTCATAGCGACGACAGCAGAAAGTATTAAATTTAGCGACAGTACTATCTTTGATGCTGTCAAGCCGTCTCAAATACCACTATTAACCTCAGAAATTCCTATTGGTCTAGATTTTGGTAGCAATTCAGGCAAAATCATAGCAAGAGGAACGGGGCATCAAGTAGGTTTTGCTGATACATCAACTATTGAAAATGCTTTTGGATCGCCAATAATAAACTTTGGAAACGACAGACTAGGAATAAACGTTTCTTCTAAAAATACTTTAGCTCTAATAGGAAATGGAATAGAGCTTAATGGTGAAATAATAACAAGTCCTTCAGGACGAATAGAAATTGGCAGTGTAGAGTCTGGGGTGGTGAAAATAGATTTATCTTCAGAAACTTTAGCTTTTAATTATGAACAAGTATCTCAGTTTCAAGATGTCATTCTAAAGAACAGATCTCTCTTGAACGCTAGTGGCAGTCCAGGAGGACAAATTAACCTGAGAGGAAAAAACTTTTTTATGTCTAGAAATTCTGTTATTTTAAATTCCAACTTGGGAAATTTTCCATCTGGGAGTATAAATATTAAAATGACAAATTCTTTTAACATGAAAGAAATAGTGTCACCTGCTGACTTTTCTTCTATTGTTGGATTACCAGGAATAGTTTCTCAAACGCTTGAAGATGGAAAAGGTTCAGATATAATTATTTCTGCCGCTGACTTAAAATTTGAAAATTATAGCGTAATAAATGCTAGAACTTTTGGTACTGGCAATGGAGGAAACATAAATATAAGTGCTATTAATACCATAATGATAAATGGAAAACCACCAATAGAGTTTTTTCCCGTAGGTAGTTCAATTATTACTGAAACTTTAGGATCTGGTCAAGGCGGAAATATTAATTTAGTAGGAAAAAATTTGTTACTTGAATCAGGAGGATTAATATTAACAAATTCCGTATTTGATGGCAGAGGTGGAGATATAAACGCTGCTTTTGATGAGACTATTAAAGTATCGGGCTTTTTCCAATTCGACCCATCTTCTAATAGTTTTTCTGAGAGTACCATAGGAACCACAACGACAACTTTAGGTCGGGGAGGAAATGTAAAAATTAATACCAGAAGTTTGCAACTTGAAGATGCGGGAAAAATCAATGCTACGACTGCTGGTTTTGGAGATACGGGAAATATTGTGATTAATGCTTCTGACTCAATTCAAGTTAGCGGCAAAAACTTTATTACTAGGGAAGATAATCCAATTAATTCTAGTCAAATTACGGCTTCTAGTGAAATTGCCGACCCTTTTTTAAGAGAAATTTTTAATTTACCCTCTATACCTCAAGGACAAGCGGGTTCAATTACTTTAAATACCGATCGACTAACTCTTCAAGATCGAGGTTTGATAAGAGTTGATAATCAAGGAACAGCAAATGCTGGCGACATTATAGTGAATGCCAATTCAATCAATTTAAATAACTCTGCAAGCGTTACCGCCACAACAGCATCGGGACAGGGAGGAAATGTCGATTTCAACACAGATAGCCTGTCCCTCACAAACAATAGCTTAATCTCAGCTACAGCAGGAGGTGCGGGAGATGGCGGTAACATAGATATCAATTCCGACAACATCTTAGCACTAGAAAACAGCGATATAACCGCCAACGCTTTTCGAGGAGATGGAGGCAACATAAATATCACTGCCAATGGGATTTTAGGAATTGAAGAAAGAAAAGCAATACCTAATAATACGACCAGCGATATTGATGCGAGTTCGGAGTTTGGGGAAAGCGGAACGATAACCATTACCAATCCCCAATTGACAATCCAAGATCCGATTGTTGCCATAAGAGAGGTAAAGATTGACAATAGCGAAGAAAAGAGAATGAATTTATGTTCGGAAGAAAACCCCAATCGAGGAGGAGCGAGACTGGTATATACGGGAAGAGGAGGATTTCCCGAATCTCCCTACGATCCGATAGATAATGAAGAATATATTGCCGCACCTGGATTCGTGCCACCCGTCGAGGAAAAACAACAAGAGTGGGAACTTTCTGCTTGGAAAGAAAAAGATCCTATAGTGCAAGGCAACGCGGTTAGAATCGATAAAAAAGGCGAAATTTACCTGGTAGCCGAACTATCGCCACAAGAAGCAAGAGAATTACTCTGCAATAACCAACCGTCACAACTCAAAAATTAA
- a CDS encoding cytochrome P450: MTTIEKRNTLPSEPPGSFGLPFLGEAIDFVVSNPQNFAKKRHQKYGSIFKTSIFGQPTIFVSGIEACRFVLSNENVYFQNDMLPNMKTLIGSSALTTQTASIHKNRKQILQKLFSRQYLNEQTETIQAITQNYCQRWEKLGKFAWYYELQNYSFDIAGKLFIGEDFASSSSLGNLYKIWSEGLFSFSPNFPWTKLGRALRSREKILQQLEKIISQRIKINNIDRYQDALSLLLQARDEDGNSLSSIEIKEQILNLLSAGHGTLASALTSFCLLLAKNPEILVKCRQEQQQLNLSSSLSLENLQKMIYLEKVLKEVLRKIPPVGGGFRKVIRKCSFDECLFPKDWQVIYQISLTHQEPSLFAFADTFDPERFNSINQDSVESYIPFGGGRRRCLGENLARLEMKIFAAILIREYDWELTKNQNLKIVQTPFPHPRSGLKVNFKHI; encoded by the coding sequence ATGACTACCATAGAAAAGCGAAATACTTTACCTTCTGAGCCTCCAGGCTCTTTTGGTCTACCGTTTCTTGGAGAAGCTATTGACTTTGTAGTTAGCAATCCTCAAAATTTTGCTAAAAAAAGACATCAAAAATATGGTTCGATTTTTAAAACTTCTATTTTCGGTCAGCCTACGATTTTCGTGAGTGGAATAGAAGCTTGTCGTTTTGTTCTTAGCAACGAAAATGTTTATTTTCAAAATGATATGCTTCCAAATATGAAAACTCTCATCGGTTCTTCAGCTTTGACGACTCAAACAGCTAGTATCCATAAGAACCGAAAACAGATTTTACAAAAATTATTTTCAAGACAATATTTAAACGAACAAACAGAAACCATACAAGCAATTACGCAAAATTATTGTCAAAGATGGGAAAAGTTGGGGAAGTTTGCTTGGTATTACGAACTACAAAATTATTCTTTTGATATTGCTGGAAAACTTTTCATTGGTGAAGATTTTGCATCATCAAGCTCTTTGGGTAATTTATACAAAATTTGGAGCGAAGGGTTATTTTCCTTTTCACCAAATTTTCCCTGGACAAAATTAGGTCGTGCGCTACGAAGCCGTGAAAAGATATTACAGCAATTAGAAAAAATCATTAGTCAGAGAATTAAAATTAATAATATAGATAGATATCAAGATGCTTTGAGTCTTTTATTGCAAGCTCGCGACGAAGATGGAAATTCTTTGTCTTCAATAGAAATTAAGGAGCAAATCTTAAATTTGTTGTCTGCTGGACATGGAACATTAGCATCAGCTTTAACTTCATTTTGTTTGTTATTAGCCAAAAATCCAGAAATATTAGTTAAATGTCGTCAAGAACAGCAACAACTAAATTTATCTTCATCTCTATCTCTAGAAAATCTCCAAAAAATGATTTATTTAGAGAAAGTTCTTAAAGAAGTTTTAAGAAAAATACCGCCAGTGGGAGGTGGTTTTCGTAAAGTAATCAGAAAATGTAGTTTCGATGAGTGTCTATTTCCAAAAGACTGGCAAGTTATTTATCAAATTTCTCTTACTCATCAAGAACCTAGTTTATTTGCTTTTGCCGATACTTTTGACCCAGAAAGATTTAATTCGATAAACCAAGATTCTGTAGAAAGCTATATTCCTTTTGGTGGAGGAAGAAGACGTTGCTTGGGAGAAAATCTGGCTCGTTTAGAAATGAAAATTTTTGCGGCTATTTTAATACGTGAGTATGATTGGGAATTAACGAAAAACCAAAATTTAAAAATAGTGCAAACACCTTTTCCTCATCCTCGTAGTGGCTTAAAAGTTAACTTTAAACATATTTGA